One genomic window of Anthonomus grandis grandis chromosome 3, icAntGran1.3, whole genome shotgun sequence includes the following:
- the LOC126734658 gene encoding uncharacterized protein LOC126734658, with protein sequence MPPKRAPWCEEDLISAVRSVQRGTLSTYEAAARKSNLSEYFETSRIQSSSPEEIRDPCDTHIQKFQSTVLLSTTYVDVIDVRGNIQKVRVLLDSASQANFITESCLNRLGLPKKNYVIPNVGISQSAGTTSGMSSCTIKPVDASSPLFTIEVFVLPKICSDIPSFKIMSPHWNDISNLKLGDRDFNIPAPVDMLLGADLFLQVLKSGRIPGASGSPTAIETEFGWVESYVSLAKPSLNQTLNKFWELESVPVKLYSSPDDKRAEKIYQDTVSRDKSGRFIVSLPFRNSEPDLGDTYSMAKRCFHSLENRLLSNPDLYRQCSDFMRQYFDNGHMSLVSQDEKKPNFVAYLPHHCVLKPEKSTTKLRVVFNASAKGSKGISLNECLLPGPKLQPDITSILLKFRFYAVVFSADIKQMYLQILLTPKDRDFQRLLWRFDSQGTLQEYRLNTVTFGVSSSPFLAIRTVQELPCQESHRYPNACEILRKQMFIDDICTGACSIHEAVSLQKDLIGILKLGGFELRKWSSNCPPLLKSFSQEECQFNIECQIPITFDKENSSPIKVLGLQWNPLTHTFSYTCQPSDKSCTKRHILSEIARIFDPLGFLSPVTFFAKCLMQTLWLSNSGWDDIPDSRIINSWMRFKLELLAISNIVLPRQIFAQNSVCCEIHGFSDASEAGYAAAVYLRTELCNNKIETFLITGKSRVAPLKSQSLLRLELLGATLLSDLLAFVIRTYSSLISINAIFACTDSAVVLAWVSSSPHR encoded by the exons ATGCCTCCTAAAAGGGCACCTTGGTGCGAGGAggatttaatatcagcagtGCGATCTGTTCAACGCGGTACTCTGAGTACATATGAGGCTGCGGCAAG aaaatctaatctaaGTGAATACTTTGAAACAAGCAGAATCCAGTCAAGTTCTCCAGAGGAAATCAGGGATCCCTGCGACACTCACATCCAGAAATTCCAAAG CACAGTACTTCTATCTACCACTTATGTGGACGTTATCGACGTACGAGGAAACATTCAAAAGGTTCGCGTACTCCTAGATTCTGCTAGTCAAGCTAATTTCATAACAGAGTCTTGCCTAAATCGATTGGGCCTTCCAAAAAAGAATTACGTTATCCCTAATGTGGGAATTAGTCAATCAGCGGGCACTACTAGTGGGATGTCCAGTTGTACAATTAAACCTGTTGATGCGTCATCACCATTGTTTACCATTGAGGTTTTTGTTTTGCCAAAGATTTGCTCAGATATACCCTCTTTTAAGATTATGTCTCCACATTGGAAcgatatttcaaatttgaagcTTGGTGATAGAGATTTTAATATTCCTGCTCCAGTCGATATGTTACTTGGAGCAGATCTGTTTTTGCAAGTATTAAAGTCAGGTCGAATTCCTGGAGCCAGTGGTAGCCCTACAGCCATTGAGACTGAATTTGGATGG GTAGAATCCTATGTTTCTTTAGCGAAACCATCCCTTAATCAGACTCTTAATAAGTTTTGGGAATTGGAATCAGTCCCGGTAAAATTATATAGCTCTCCCGATGATAAGAGAGCTGAAAAGATATACCAAGACACTGTCTCTCGAGACAAGTCAGGTCGTTTTATTGTATCTCTTCCTTTTCGCAACTCAGAGCCCGATCTAGGTGATACCTATTCTATGGCGAAGCGATGCTTTCATTCTCTTGAAAATCGCCTTTTAAGCAACCCTGATTTGTATCGTCAATGTTCGGATTTTATGAGACAGTATTTTGATAATGGTCATATGAGTTTAGTTTCACAAGAcgaaaaaaaacctaattttgtcGCATATCTCCCTCACCATTGTGTGCTTAAGCCCGAAAAATCTACTACAAAACTTCGAGTCGTTTTCAATGCGTCAGCTAAAGGATCGAAGGGTATAAGTTTGAATGAATGTCTTCTTCCCGGTCCTAAACTTCAACCTGATATCActagtattctcctaaaatttcGCTTTTATGCTGTGGTATTTTCGGCTGatataaaacaaatgtatttaCAAATTCTATTGACTCCTAAGGATAGAGATTTTCAACGGTTGCTTTGGCGTTTTGATTCCCAAGGCACTCTACAGGAATATCGCTTGAACACCGTTACTTTTGGCGTAAGTTCCAGTCCATTTTTGGCCATACGTACTGTTCAAGAGCTACCTTGTCAGGAGTCTCATAGATATCCAAATGCCTGTGAAATTTTACGCAAACAAATGTTTATCGACGACATCTGTACCGGAGCTTGCTCTATACATGAGGCTGTTTCTCTTCAGAAGGATCTTATTGGAATTTTGAAGTTAGGAGGATTCGAATTAAGAAAATGGTCGAGCAATTGCCCCCCCCTTTTGAAGTCTTTTTCGCAAGAGGAATGTCAATTCAATATAGAATGTCAAATTCCCATAACCTTTGACAAAGAAAATTCTTCACCCATAAAGGTTCTTGGCCTCCAATGGAACCCTTTAACTCATACTTTTTCATATACATGTCAACCATCCGACAAAAGTTGCACCAAAAGACACATTTTGTCAGAGATTGCCAGAATTTTCGACCCCTTGGGTTTTCTTTCTCCGGTTACTTTTTTCGCTAAGTGTTTGATGCAAACGCTATGGTTGTCTAATTCAGGGTGGGATGATATCCCTGATTCTCGTATCATCAATTCTTGGATGCGATTCAAGCTAGAGTTACTTGCTATATCAAACATTGTCTTGCCCAGACAGATTTTCGCTCAAAATAGTGTATGCTGTGAAATTCATGGATTTTCTGATGCCTCTGAAGCGGGATATGCCGCTGCTGTGTATCTGCGTACCGagttatgtaataataaaattgaaacatttcTAATAACTGGAAAATCGCGAGTCGCACCTCTTAAATCACAAAGCCTACTTCGATTAGAGCTTTTAGGAGCTACTCTTCTATCAGATCTTCTCGCTTTCGTAATAAGAACTTACTCATCTTTAATTTCGATAAATGCTATTTTTGCATGTACCGATTCTGCCGTAGTCCTCGCCTGGGTTTCGAGTTCTCCTCATCGTTGA